One Tamandua tetradactyla isolate mTamTet1 unplaced genomic scaffold, mTamTet1.pri scaffold_156_ctg1, whole genome shotgun sequence genomic window, tgaaagatcaTGGAACCATAACTTATAccaaacctttttaaaaaagtttttaaaaagtcctccccaaaaaagctcctagagctaataaagaaattcagcaaattgtCAGGGTACAAGATGAACATGCGAGAATCattagtgtttctacacactagtaatgagcaaactgaggaggaaatgaagaaaaaatttcgtttgtaatagcaaccaaaagaatcaaatatctacaaataaattTAGCCAACAATGTAAAGGGTCTTAtatatggaaaattacaaaactttgctaaaagaaataaaaaaagagttaagtaaatggaaggacattctaggctcatggattggaagactaaatattattaagatatcaattctacccaaaatgatttacagatttaatgcaatcacaatcaaaatgacaacagtctactttgcagaaatgaaagccaattatcaaaattatttggaatggtaaagggccccaaatagccaaaaacatcttgaaaaagtaCAAAAGTGGAAGACTCAGACTTCCTGACTTTGAAggttattacaaagctacagtggtcgaaaggatagacatatagaccaatggaatcaaactgagagtttggAGACAGACCCTCAAgtctatagccaattgattttgacaagggtgccaggtccaatcaattgggaaagaacagtctcttcaacaattggtgctgggagaacaggtaatccatatgtaaaagaatgaaggaggatccctatctcacaccatatacaaaaattaactcaaaatgaattaaagacctaaatatacaaatCAGAACTGTAAAAtccaagaagaaaacatagggaagcatcatAAGCACCTTAAGGATCtcgtgttaggcaatggtttcttaaactttaatacccaaagcacatgcaacaaaagaaaaagatcaatggtacctcatcaaaacttaaaacttttgtacatcaaaggactttatcacaaaagtgaaaagataacctatacaatgggagaaaatacttggaaactatgtatccaataagggtttaatttctgaatacataaaaaaaactttcaaatcaactataaaaagaaaacaatccaatttaaaaataggcaagagacttgaatagacatttttccaaatggCTTAAAAGCAAGTGGAAATGTACTCATCagcattagctattagggaaatgcaaatcaaaaccatgagataccattttatacccactagaatggctactattaaaaaaacagaaaattacaagtgttaggatataaagaaatagaacactcatttattcctggtgggagtgtaaaatgttATAACCACTGTGGAATAGTTTCGAActcttcaaaaagttaagtacagaattaccatatgacccagcaaccccactactaggcatatataaccaaaagattaaaagcagggacttgaacaggtattcGCATGCCAATATTCacagtggaattattcacaattgccaaaagatggaagagacccacatgtccatcaagtCATGAATAAACCCAATGTGGTATAggcatacaataaaatattactcaggattaaaaaggaatgaagtgggcgggccatggtggctctgcaggtaagagtgcttgcctgccatgcccgaggacctgggttcgattcctggtgcctgcccatgtaaaaaaaaaaaaaaataaagttctgattcatgcaacaacacagatgaaccttgaagaacaTTATGTTaagcgaaataagccagatacaaaaggacaaatattgtatgagctcattgatatgaaataattagaataagcataactagtcagaatctagaatataggttaccaggggctggactgggggtagggaatgggtagctaatgtttaaattttacagaatttctatttggtttgaTTACAAAGTTTTGGGaacagatgatggtgatggtagcacagcattgccaatataattaacagcactgaattataaatgtgaatgtggctaaaaagagaaattttaagtcatatatatgttactagaatgaaaattaaaaggaaaaacaggaccgtacaacacaatgaatcctgttgtggatgatgaactatagctaatagtacaagtataaaacattctttcatgaattataacaaatatacttcACTAAGGCAAGCTGTTAGTTATAGGGCAGTGTATGAAGATGTCATTTTTGACGTATTTTGTGCATGATATTTTTGTAAATCTACAacctaataaaaagaaatcaataaaaatacataatttttttaatgtatagcatttagaccttcacctactttatgagaccaaaAGCAGAAAGCTTTATTATgtgtagaacctaaattttctgttaacatacaatctaaatcaagctgtttggatagctcatttaaacaacccaaactcctggagtccagaacaggaatgagaccttgtaattctggacagcttaatataataccaggatacatctcagattGTGGTGGactgagaattaaaaagtattggtagagtctcttgagggtctgaaggaaaaaaaattgaaaccattAAACTCTCCCAACTGGGAAAAcccgggtaccctctcaaccactgaggACTCCctagaaaataggccaagccctggattttaaggcttgcccttagcaaacttatttctgtagggaagaAGCTAAGACCACCTATAATGAgacctaagggttacttctgaaggacctcttttgttgctcagatatggcctctctcaaagcccaactctgcaaggagaatCGTTGCTCTCCcctctccatgggacatgacattcagggatgaaagtctcctgacaatgtggggtgtgactcccagggatgagtctggtcctggcactgtaggactgacaatgccttcctgaccaaaagggagaaagaaagtgtAATGAAAtcaggcatcagtggctaagagatcaaatagagttgagaggctattccagaggctactcttctgcaagcttcagttagacagtgctaactGCCATGGCTTGCCAACCAACATGActtctgttaactcttaagaacacctagagtgcaaactgagactgtataaaggtttcatgcacaaaatttgctttcctggaacatataatttccagagggttcctaggccataaatcctgaaacccagagggaccaggctctccaagattatcagttaattacattcccctatcctttagtgttgataccccttctcaatgtgaaaaagtcagaacgggcattCCCTGAAGATCCCTATAGGttagaagaaggatcaaaggagaaggagttataacagacaaaataggatttaacaaacgcgTACCACTGATGAATCACTACATTAACActccttttagcttccagtgttttggagtaactggaaggaaaaatctgaaataatggaatggtagcccatgacaaagccTGAAATCTGTTATGTAAATAACTgttaaagagtactttgaaaattattgctttttcgttcacttgtataaatcttttatttcataacaaaaaacttctttaaatgtacaatttttatttgggatgatggaaagttttgattatagatggtggtgatggtagcacaacgaTGTGAACatagttaacagcactgagttaCGTATCTGAACGcgattaaagaagaaattttatgtcatatgtacgcaactagaataaaatttttttaaaatccattaaactgacaatgcaaacagtgaactatgttaaactatgaactatatttGATAGTGTGATTATGATAATAttttctcatcaattgtaacaaaggtactacaataatgcaaagtgttaaaaatggcagtgaggaaaaataaagagaaaaaataaataaataataggggataaagggtaaaataaattgggtaaatggaaacattggtggtcaatgagagggaggaataaggtgtatggtatgtatgagttttttcatttttctttttctttctttctctggagtgatgcaaatgctctaaaaaatgatcatggtgatgatgtgatgacattgtgagccactgactatacactatgtatggaatgtctgtGTGTAAAGATtaaccaataatttttttttaaatatgggtgagtatatgggaactcagtATTTTCTCCATAATCTTTCTGAATACTgccaagttctctaataaaaaaaatatttgggaaggaaaaaaggtttttttttacaactttagaCAACCTTGTAACTCTAGAGCACAACTCTACAGACCTATGATTGTGGTGCATCTTCAGCTAGACTAGACACCCACCTGGCACGCACTGTTCCCTCCTGCTGGTCCCCCAGCACCTCACCATGCACCTGGCACTTAGCCAGTAACCTACAAATCTTTtgggaagagaaaaacagaacctgAGTTACTTTTGGGCACCTGGAAGCAAGGGACAGAGGGACAGGCGTTGACAGCAAAGGCCTTTCTCTCCAGATGGGAGTGACCACATAGGTTCACTGGGTGCCCAGGCAGCTGCTGATGCAGGAGGATGGGGGCCCTGCTGGAGCAGGGAGACACTCACTGGGGACAACCGTGCTCTCTCCAGGAGGGCCTGTCAGCATCACTGTGGTGTGCGCGGTAGTACTCGGGTCCGAGGGCTGGCTGCTCATCCGAGAGACATTTTGTTGATTGTCAGCATCCTACAGCTGCTCCATCACCTTCTGGAGAGAGGTGCTGGGCAGTGCATGCACAGGGCCCACACCCGTCTTCCCACTGGCCTCCATGTCGCAGTGCGGCTCCCTGCAACCAAGAATGACATCCCAGGGTCTGACACTGCCCCAGACTCCTGTTCAGTCTGCAAACCCAGCTCCTTAGTCCCCTACCCAGACTGAGAAAACACTGACCACCTCCTCTGCTCCTCTAGCATTTCGTAAAATTCTTATCATCTGTGCACTTCTGTGCCTTTGCGTGTGGAAGGTGGCAAGAGCGGCATCATCACACATGTGAGCAGCAAAGCCGTCTGCAGGATGAAGAGGCCTAGAGTTTGATGCTTCCTAAAGCACAGGTTAGGCCTTGCACTGACCTCCTAGCTGTGTACGGGGCTTATAAGGATGGCTGGCTTAGCCAGGCCTCCTTGATCCAAAGTGCTCATAGACAGGACCAGTCCACCGGGGCTGCCTCCCTCAGACTACTTCTTTCCCACCGCTCCCTTCTCCAGTGTTCCCTTGATTTCTCTTCTCCCTGGACACTTTATTCTCTTCTCCTACCATTCCCAAGTCAGGGCCTCCCAAGCCAGTCCCAACAATCTCTCCACAAGCCCTCTTTTCCTCCCAGGTTCCTTGCAATGATCAGACCCTTCTGCCAAGCTCCATACCTTAGCCCTGAAAGGTACCCGCAGACCACCGCAAGGGACAGGGCGGGCTGCCTGTAGAGCTCCACCCCACACCCGAGCTGCCCCACTGTCTCTCTGACTCGCCCCTGTGGGCCCAGGGGCTCACCTGGGCTGATGGTTCCAGCTGGCGTCCTGCTCCTTGCCCAGAGCCTCACCTTCCTTCTCCGTGACCTCCTTCTCCAAGGAGTCATGTGCAGACAACGCCTTGTGCCGCGGCCGGTGCCGCCACGCAGGCTCCTCGGCGCTCCCTGGTGCCCGCCCGCGAGCCGCCGCGGTGCCGCGCCCATTGCTCAGCCTTGGCCCCGACACCGGGGACATCCTCGCCCCGCTCGGGCGCATGCCGGTGGGTGCGGTGGCGCCGCGGCTGCTTTTCGGGTGCTTGCTCCCGAGAGCCCCTACAGTGATGGCGCCGGCCTC contains:
- the LOC143673160 gene encoding voltage-dependent N-type calcium channel subunit alpha-1B-like; protein product: MSPVSGPRLSNGRGTAAARGRAPGSAEEPAWRHRPRHKALSAHDSLEKEVTEKEGEALGKEQDASWNHQPREPHCDMEASGKTGVGPVHALPSTSLQKVMEQL